The window TTCAACGCATCAAACCGTAAAAAATTTTATTATTGAATTGGATCAGACGTTACACATCCAACGAGAAGACATGCAATTATATCAGTTGAAAGTTGTAAATAAAGGAATATTATTATCGGACAATCAAAAAATTCATCGCTATCCAGTAACAACAGGCGACCATATTATTATTTATTAGGAGACGGGGAATGAACGTGAAAGAGATTAAAGTAATGAAGTTTGAAGACCATAACTATTCTATGAATAAGCAAGAAGATGAATGGATTTTACATTTAAAAAAATCAGATGCGCACTTACGCAATGAACAAGAAATTAATT is drawn from Carnobacterium gallinarum DSM 4847 and contains these coding sequences:
- a CDS encoding EsaB/YukD family protein is translated as MEQKYHINVTVNYQQQPDKQMDLRVSTHQTVKNFIIELDQTLHIQREDMQLYQLKVVNKGILLSDNQKIHRYPVTTGDHIIIY